The stretch of DNA GATATTATACTATTTTTATCAATAAATTCCTCAAATTTTTTAAAAGTTTTTCCACTATTCCCATCAAAACAAGCAAAAATATATATTTTTTTATTTTTAAGATTTTCTTGTTCTTTAACTAAAAAACTTCTTATTGCTGGTGTAAAATTCCCTGCCCAAACAGGTGTACCTATTATTATTGTATTATAATTATTAATTGTTTTATTATAATCATTTAACTCAGGCATCTTTTTCATAAACACCTGTGAGCCACCCCAAAAATACTTTAGAAGACCTTTTTCTGTTATATCTTTTTTAGGACTTAACTTAATAATATCAAAATTATTTTTTTCCAATAGTTTATTTACAACATATTCTGTATTTCCATCTAATGAATAATATACAATAAGACCTTTTTTTCCCAAAATAATCCCTCCTATTTTTTTTCAATATGATGTGAAATTCCTGTTTGAAGTAATTCATAAATATGTTCGTCATCTAATGAATAAAATACACTTTTACCTTTTTTATATGATTTTACTATTTTATAGTTTCTAAGTAATCTAAGCTGATGTGAAATAGCTGATTGAGTCATTCCTAAAACTTCTGCTATATCACATACACAAAGTTCAGTATTTAAAAGAGCATAAATAATTTTCAATCTAGTCGGATCCGAAAAAATTTTATAAAAATTAGCTAAATCTATTAAT from Hypnocyclicus thermotrophus encodes:
- a CDS encoding flavodoxin family protein, translated to MGKKGLIVYYSLDGNTEYVVNKLLEKNNFDIIKLSPKKDITEKGLLKYFWGGSQVFMKKMPELNDYNKTINNYNTIIIGTPVWAGNFTPAIRSFLVKEQENLKNKKIYIFACFDGNSGKTFKKFEEFIDKNSIISTLGIKSCIKNKENNNKIIEEWIKQIII
- a CDS encoding ArsR/SmtB family transcription factor → MEKKGLICECQDIHKDIIKNIKEKMYNEKLLIDLANFYKIFSDPTRLKIIYALLNTELCVCDIAEVLGMTQSAISHQLRLLRNYKIVKSYKKGKSVFYSLDDEHIYELLQTGISHHIEKK